A genomic window from Lineus longissimus chromosome 17, tnLinLong1.2, whole genome shotgun sequence includes:
- the LOC135501547 gene encoding serine/threonine-protein phosphatase 6 regulatory ankyrin repeat subunit B-like: MFPLHEAVQNGDLDEVKRLVLQGEDINAKNDTGWMVLHCVARSTDVKVAEYLVSRGADVNGNTDGGNNALLFCSTQGNIDMVKCLVNLGADINSRNKFGFNALHKASQSTNLNLIDYLVTHGLDVNSRTFKGSTALLLSSTKGYLDMVKCLLRLGADISSMDKAGFNVLHRASQSTNTDLVAYLVSQGLDVNCQTTQGDNPILLSTAKGDTGMVKCLISLGADINSEDTMGCNVMHQASLSNNPALVEYLVSRGFDVNCKSTLEDDPLLLSSGQGQLEMVKCLMRLGEDIKTLDMLGYSVLHKASKSNNPDLVEYLVGQGLDVNSKTLDEVTPLPLSAETGHLGVVKCLIRLGADINSEDILGYNALHRASESNNPEIVEYLVSQGLDVECKVFNDATPLILSSGRGDIDMVKCLIGLGANINSRDTNGQTALHRASKSINPQLVEYLVSQGLDVDCKTPDGVSPLVACSSNGNMTMVKCLIDLGADINSTDQNGFNAILSASISNNPDLVQYLVAQGLSVNSKSFEEGTPLTLSCWKGNLDMVKRLIGLGADTISTDRNGYNAMHWASLSGNHALAAYLVRQGCNVNCKTPGNDTPISLSSNKGDLEMVKFLISLGADINSEDRSGLNLLHQASQSTNQNLVEFLVSQGLDANSKTAVGKTPLLLSTEKGNMGMVKCLIRLGADISSRDQYGQNVMHLATLSTNTDLVEYLVSQGLDVNSETLEAVTPLLLSSWKSDLDMVKCLIRLGADINSMNTRSWGAMHYAAKSSNPALLEQLADLGLDVNGKSIDDTTPLQISSDIGNMDMVKCLIRLGADIYAMDKLGCNVLHRASISKNPDLVNYLVSLGLDVNGTTTYGLTPLSMTSDKGDMDMVKCLIGLGADVNTKDTQGYTVMHMASLSTNLELIEHLVNEGLDVNCKTFDYFTPLLLSSERGNMEMVKCLIRFGADINAVDKIGYNVLHKASISSNPDLVEYLISQGLDVNSKTFGFFTPLLLSSERGNLDIVKCLIRLGADINTVDIKGANVIYWASKSCNPGLVKYLVSQGLDVNCRNLDSISPLCLASHEGNRDMVKCLIELGADINYKDRIGANALHRASLSHNPDVTEYLVSQGLDVNCKTLEEFTPLGLASNLGNMEMVKCLIKLGADINIKDKKGFNLLHRASQATNTDLVEYLVGQGVDINCKAEGENISVSPLSLASSEGNLDMVKCLISLGADMMTKDKEGYSVLHRAATSTNPDLVEYLVSQGADVNCKDEGGSTPFHLSFLLKDDDTTSYLINITDAVHSFHPWHPLPTGAELGFTSGTRLLLDVANTQISQSELDRALQLSCCYGQTDVARLLLLKGADTNTGDHLGRKPLKFSPFSTFIDYEKVFSTSMSQMLKTPMELITRLPGIGSVRVIPHNYAQVVHIDILNFYDNLPFAGEMFTNAIKRQCGSAAEGCRVGLPNEMDILFIIHSTGIVCTTPICSGYLQYSRQGDKLLERGSKSFHETFFKELQSVVQTGYRTERVSIYEAGKLHSYTKMMNRKACTPMLPMWCDGLNVLFVSVDTVPCVHINDWRDEFIARTWLMDRSELQLRGYLLVPKPPHRKSKLAKQFTQKELNEMWRISFAHLEVEHISRLEDRIKDVYITAKCLRNPDVCRIMITEGEGLPKNVDDYISSYVLKSIFLKNVEGFIELDLSLGEMVCKVYDDVDDAFHKGFIPMFFAPKFNVIDGFKLDLAKSAKVASVMKAFVRRLHNGGKDAADLCAVPIETEEWTYTAFDIISNQTTTWKIKNIPKADAPWQRWFRWARDQVRLALPRLISLGVGTCRLFRHHSDLTGYPSIFGQGHLIGSILVALLAGLVTYLSW; the protein is encoded by the coding sequence ATGTTTCCTCTGCACGAAGCGGTTCAAAATGGCGACTTGGATGAAGTCAAGCGTCTCGTTCTGCAGGGGGAAGACATCAATGCAAAGAACGATACGGGCTGGATGGTGCTACACTGTGTAGCTAGGTCAACAGACGTCAAAGTTGCAGAGTATTTAGTGAGCCGGGGTGCTGACGTAAACGGTAACACTGACGGTGGAAATAACGCTTTGTTGTTTTGCTCCACTCAGGGCAACATCGACATGGTGAAATGTTTGGTGAATCTTGGAGCGGATATTAACTCTAGAAATAAGTTCGGTTTTAATGCGTTGCACAAGGCATCGCAGTCAACAAACTTAAACCTCATAGATTACCTAGTCACTCACGGTTTGGATGTGAATTCGAGAACTTTTAAAGGCAGTACCGCGTTACTTCTATCTTCAACTAAAGGTTATCTGGACATGGTAAAATGTTTACTCAGACTGGGCGCTGACATCAGCTCAATGGACAAGGCTGGGTTTAATGTTTTACACAGGGCCAGTCAATCGACTAATACTGATCTCGTAGCATATCTGGTCAGTCAGGGGCTGGACGTTAATTGCCAAACCACTCAGGGTGACAACCCAATACTTCTTTCCACAGCAAAAGGTGATACAGGCATGGTCAAGTGTCTGATAAGTCTAGGTGCCGATATAAACTCGGAGGATACTATGGGATGCAACGTAATGCACCAGGCATCCTTATCAAACAATCCTGCCCTTGTAGAATATCTGGTCAGTCGGGGTTTTGATGTGAATTGCAAAAGTACTCTCGAGGATGACCCATTGCTACTTTcatcaggtcaaggtcaattaGAAATGGTGAAATGTTTGATGCGATTGGGAGAAGATATCAAGACGTTGGACATGTTGGGATACAGTGTCTTGCACAAGGCTTCGAAATCAAACAATCCTGACCTCGTGGAATACCTTGTCGGTCAGGGTTTGGATGTGAATAGTAAAACACTTGACGAGGTCACGCCGCTGCCCTTGTCAGCTGAGACGGGTCACTTAGGCGTGGTCAAGTGTCTCATCAGACTTGGGGCTGATATAAACTCCGAGGATATCCTTGGCTACAATGCATTGCACAGAGCTTCTGAATCGAACAATCCTGAGATTGTGGAATATCTGGTCAGTCAGGGTTTGGATGTAGAATGTAAGGTATTCAATGACGCCACTCCATTAATTCTGTCGTCGGGGAGAGGTGATATAGATATGGTGAAATGCCTGATTGGCCTGGGTGCAAACATAAACAGCAGGGATACAAACGGGCAGACTGCGTTGCACAGGGCGTCTAAATCTATCAACCCTCAGCTCGTAGAGTACCTAGTCAGTCAGGGTTTGGATGTGGACTGTAAAACTCCCGATGGAGTCTCTCCATTAGTGGCCTGCTCCTCAAATGGAAACATGACCATGGTGAAGTGCCTGATCGATCTGGGGGCAGATATAAACTCCACAGACCAGAATGGGTTCAACGCCATCCTCTCCGCATCGATCTCTAATAATCCTGACCTCGTGCAATATCTCGTAGCTCAGGGTCTGAGTGTCAATTCAAAATCATTTGAGGAAGGTACCCCGTTAACTCTATCATGTTGGAAAGGTAATTTGGACATGGTGAAACGTCTGATTGGTCTCGGGGCTGACACCATCTCAACAGACAGGAACGGGTACAATGCGATGCACTGGGCTTCTCTTTCAGGTAATCATGCACTGGCAGCTTATCTTGTCCGTCAGGGTTGCAATGTGAACTGTAAAACGCCCGGAAATGACACTCCAATATCTTTATCATCGAACAAAGGTGACCTTGAAATGGTGAAATTTCTAATCAGCCTTGGGGCTGACATAAACTCCGAGGACAGAAGTGGGTTAAATTTGCTTCATCAGGCATCACAATCAACAAATCAAAACCTTGTTGAATTCCTGGTCAGTCAGGGCTTAGATGCAAACAGTAAAACAGCTGTAGGAAAGACCCCACTGCTTTTATCAACAGAGAAAGGCAACATGGGCATGGTGAAATGTCTGATCAGGCTTGGGGCTGATATCAGCTCCAGGGATCAGTATGGGCAGAATGTAATGCACCTGGCAACTTTATCAACCAATACTGACCTTGTGGAATATCTGGTCAGTCAGGGTTTAGACGTGAATAGCGAAACTCTTGAGGCAGTTACTCCGTTATTACTGTCATCATGGAAAAGTGACCTGGACATGGTGAAATGTCTGATCAGGCTGGGGGCTGATATCAACTCAATGAATACAAGAAGCTGGggggcaatgcactacgcagcCAAATCATCCAATCCAGCACTCTTGGAACAGCTGGCTGATCTGGGGCTGGATGTGAATGGGAAATCTATAGATGACACAACTCCATTACAAATATCTTCAGATATAGGCAACATGGACATGGTGAAATGTCTGATCAGACTCGGGGCTGATATATATGCCATGGATAAGCTTGGATGCAACGTTCTTCACCGGGCATCCATATCTAAGAATCCCGACCTCGTGAATTATCTGGTAAGTCTCGGTCTTGATGTGAATGGTACAACTACATATGGCCTTACTCCGTTATCGATGACTTCAGATAAAGGAGACATGGACATGGTGAAATGCTTGATTGGATTGGGTGCTGATGTCAACACCAAGGATACACAAGGATATACTGTGATGCACATGGCATCTCTCTCGACCAATCTGGAACTAATAGAGCACCTAGTCAATGAGGGACTGGATGTGAACTGTAAAACATTTGACTATTTCACTCCACTGTTGCTTTCATCAGAAAGAGGCAACATGGAGATGGTGAAATGTCTGATCAGATTCGGGGCTGATATCAACGCAGTGGACAAGATCGGCTACAACGTCTTGCACAAGGCATCAATCTCAAGCAATCCTGATCTTGTGGAGTATCTCATCAGTCAGGGTTTGGATGTGAACAGTAAAACCTTTGGTTTCTTTACCCCTCTTTTGTTGTCGTCTGAACGAGGTAACCTGGATATTGTGAAATGTCTGATCAGGCTGGGCGCTGACATCAACACAGTGGATATAAAAGGTGCAAATGTAATATACTGGGCATCCAAGTCCTGCAATCCTGGCCTGGTGAAATACCTGGTCAGTCAGGGATTGGATGTGAATTGTAGAAACCTCGACAGCATCTCTCCGCTGTGTCTGGCATCGCATGAAGGCAACAGGGACATGGTGAAATGTCTAATTGAACTTGgggccgatatcaactacaagGACAGAATAGGGGCTAATGCCCTGCACAGGGCATCTCTTTCACACAATCCTGACGTCACAGAATATCTCGTCAGTCAAGgtttggatgtgaactgtaagaCACTTGAGGAGTTTACTCCGCTAGGTCTAGCATCAAATCTCGGCAACATGGAGATGGTGAAATGTCTGATCAAACTCGGGGCTGATATCAACATCAAGGATAAGAAAGGATTCAATCTGCTGCACAGGGCATCTCAAGCAACGAACACAGACCTTGTTGAATATCTGGTCGGTCAGGGTGTtgatataaattgtaaagccGAAGGCGAGAATATCTCTGTATCACCACTGTCATTGGCATCAAGCGAAGGCAACCTTGACATGGTCAAATGTCTGATTAGCCTGGGTGCTGACATGATGACCAAGGATAAGGAAGGGTACAGTGTGCTACACAGGGCGGCAACATCAACCAATCCTGACCTAGTAGAATATCTAGTAAGTCAGGGTGCTGATGTGAACTGTAAAGATGAGGGTGGTTCGACTCCATTCCACTTGTCGTTCTTGCTCAAAGATGATGATACAACATCCTACCTAATCAATATTACGGATGCGGTGCACTCATTTCACCCATGGCACCCACTCCCTACTGGTGCGGAGCTTGGGTTTACCTCTGGTACCCGGCTGCTCCTTGACGTGGCCAATACACAAATCTCACAGTCTGAACTCGACCGTGCTCTGCAACTGAGTTGCTGCTACGGCCAAACCGATGTCGCAAGATTACTGCTACTGAAAGGGGCTGACACTAACACAGGTGACCATCTTGGACGAAAGCCACTGAAGTTCTCACCTTTTTCTACATTTATCGATTACGAGAAAGTATTCTCTACCAGTATGTCGCAAATGCTCAAAACCCCAATGGAACTCATCACTAGGTTACCAGGCATCGGTAGTGTCAGGGTGATCCCACACAATTATGCACAAGTGGTCCACATCGACATTTTGAATTTCTACGACAATCTACCATTCGCAGGTGAAATGTTCACCAATGCCATAAAGAGGCAATGTGGGAGTGCTGCTGAGGGCTGCCGAGTAGGCCTCCCCAACGAAATGGATATTCTGTTCATCATTCACTCCACCGGAATAGTCTGCACAACACCGATATGCTCTGGATACTTGCAGTATTCACGGCAAGGAGACAAGCTATTAGAAAGGGGAAGTAAAAGTTTCCATGAAACTTTTTTCAAGGAACTGCAGTCAGTCGTGCAAACTGGTTATAGAACGGAGAGAGTAAGCATATATGAAGCTGGGAAATTACATAGCTACACAAAAATGATGAATCGCAAGGCATGTACTCCTATGTTACCGATGTGGTGTGATGGGTTGAATGTTCTTTTTGTTTCTGTTGACACAGTGCCGTGTGTTCACATCAATGACTGGCGTGACGAATTTATCGCCCGGACGTGGCTGATGGATCGCTCTGAACTGCAGTTGCGAGGATACCTCCTGGTGCCAAAACCACCTCACAGGAAAAGTAAGCTTGCCAAACAATTCACTCAGAAAGAACTGAATGAAATGTGGAGGATTTCATTCGCACATCTTGAAGTTGAACACATCAGCAGATTGGAAGACAGAATCAAAGATGTTTACATCACAGCCAAATGTTTGAGGAACCCAGATGTGTGTCGCATCATGATTACTGAAGGTGAAGGTTTACCAAAGAATGTTGATGACTATATCAGTAGTTATGTACTGAagtcaatatttttgaaaaatgtggaGGGTTTTATCGAGTTGGACCTGAGTCTTGGTGAGATGGTGTGTAAGGTGTATGATGACGTAGACGACGCCTTCCACAAGGGCTTCATTCCCATGTTCTTCGCACCAAAGTTCAATGTCATCGATGGATTCAAACTTGACTTGGCCAAGAGTGCCAAAGTAGCCAGTGTAATGAAAGCATTTGTGAGGAGGTTGCATAACGGGGGAAAGGATGCTGCAGACCTCTGTGCTGTTCCCATAGAAACAGAGGAGTGGACATACACTGCATTTGACATAATCAGCAACCAAACTACCACATGGAagattaaaaacattccaaaggCAGATGCCCCTTGGCAACGGTGGTTTCGGTGGGCTAGAGATCAGGTGAGGTTGGCGCTGCCTCGTCTTATTTCATTGGGTGTCGGGACATGCAGACTATTCCGGCACCACTCAGACCTGACAGGGTACCCAAGTATTTTTGGTCAGGGTCATTTGATTGGCAGTATCCTTGTAGCCTTATTGGCTGGGCTAGTCACATATTTATCCTGGTAG
- the LOC135501548 gene encoding ATP-dependent RNA helicase TDRD9-like: MSWLIPEISTDQVDDWFNAGKRLAKAAGGKRAPAVQTKTYARCKSGGRSLDPVTQKPSAPLREEEFVPPYKSHSRTFGESQTEYARKYQEEEERNLIDPGGATTASEGACGFDDTASVVSGTSYGTRMEDLETASYFSGSVATIETFRPENYMEVYQNYDFKSSHGDELPIAKYRENIVETIESNMVTVIQGSTGSGKTTQVPQYILDHYAKEQQYCNIIVTQPRRIAAMSISRRVCFERNWDLGGCVGYQVGMDKVASEDTRILYVTTGVLLMKLVNDKNMLQYTHVILDEVHERDQENDFSLLVVRKLLRSNSRHVKIVLMSATFDSDMFAQYYSIPIRGKLESAPVISVEGRVFDVKEFYIEDLKVLGELPELDELQPSLSGETLEITRKLILQFDRMELQEEGRGESDSLPKKRGTVLIFLPGMAEIDAVRDTLKALASPKQFVLLPLHSTCTLEEQIRVFEPPAKGYRKIIMSTNLAESSITVPDIKYVIDMCLTKNLVSDNDTNYTSLQLEWASKANCTQRKGRAGRVSNGRVYRMVTREFYRDSIMEYSIPEMQRCPMEQVVLQAKLLNMGEPKALLALALSPPNLDDLERAVLVLKEVAALTTLKSGKINPHDGDLTFIGRVLASLPVDIRIGKMIILGHIFGLLEECLIIGAGLSIKSIFRTPYGEKFKAYKKKLTWSMGSFSDCIAMLNAYKLWDQEKKFGQFKRPGASEIQWCKQNLLELKRLREVTELVREISQRLAKFNIQRPMQNRRDRRPEIEVENSLILKLLMAGAFYPNFFLCSKPEEEDAVKAMSGFDPKTVVMVKGLPAKESALYKSSLEMMFIGRDACTIKPIQIHFEGSRAFIEFQPDEDDMTKVTKAVYLALKLKQTKSLHLDPIDPQIVQKQMEQLDIARDNQAKQLSRLRSNRIKLLGDREQAQSQQAKQVELPGPLQSTVPVVISHIEDAGHFWAFYTDHHSVVSSLDLTIAEHLQSSPVDPIKNPAVGQLCLAEFQGTFYRARVESVTMDTIKVFFVDYGNKETINRAQLHQKIRQIPPSLLKEEFQAMECFLSGVRPSNTRGMDGQWSREAKDLIERQTKNPCLIKIYSIVSGKIRAELIIQYRRNATVNLNDELCRKGLAEPVEEGYASRQNHQSRDYDVNPGLGGSQHTDDSWLELAVADAGKAMGSSKRGHKITVQGPNSAYEVSFNGITKVSRLRSVKIERDSINCITIDDEPQDSHDRLMVAAHVGLNPSGNSIIARNTTIMPHIHGLPAILALLFAPCAEIRTDSARTKYIGVLCGLGVDPDSGHPAFPDHEMEITFDVTIDNDDLTMVNGVRTAINMALGSTGTVSPVDWTPEQIKRIQINTREKLITLIEKRRESITPQYFPRMYRWNQVPPDEINYHQVDEDLADFETLLQLHNGVLLKAPDEQREYVDPRKERMRLIDHVKWLRQKVGRSVIQEDLRCELCQVPCNNPRELMIHVHTNLHTMNESALLK, encoded by the exons ATGAGTTGGCTGATTCCTGAAATCTCCACGGACCAAGTTGATGATTGGTTCAACGCCGGGAAGCGTCTCGCCAAAGCAGCGGGGGGGAAGCGTGCCCCAGCTGTTCAGACCAAAACCTATGCCAGATGTAAATCAGGAGGCCGTTCTCTAGACCCAGTTACTCAAAAGCCTTCCGCTCCCCTCAGAGAAGAAGAATTTGTACCCCCGTATAAAAG TCATTCACGAACGTTTGGAGAGTCGCAGACGGAATATGCAAGGAAATaccaggaagaagaggagagaAATCTCATTGACCCTGGTGGCGCCACTACTGCCTCGGAG GGAGCATGTGGCTTTGATGATACAGCCAGTGTTGTCTCTGGCACATCATACGGTACCAGAATGGAGGATCTGGAAACGGCCAGTTACTTTAGCGGCAGTGTGGCTACGATCGAGACGTTCCGGCCGGAGAATTACATGGAGGTCTACCAGAACTATGACTTCAAGTCAAGCCATGGGGACGAGCTGCCCATTGCTAAATATAGGGAGAAT ATTGTGGAAACCATTGAAAGCAACATGGTGACTGTGATCCAAGGTTCGACTGGCAGCGGAAAAACAACTCAAGTCCCACAGTATATTCTTGATCATTACGCCAAGGAGCAGCAGTATTGTAATATAATCGTGACGCAGCCGAGGAGAATTGCTGCGATGAGTATTTCGCGACGCGTCTGCTTTGAGCGCAACTGGGATTTGGGTGGTTGTGTTGGTTACCAG GTTGGCATGGACAAAGTTGCCTCAGAAGACACTCGCATCCTCTACGTGACGACTGGTGTCCTGCTGATGAAACTGGTCAATGATAAGAACATGCTCCAGTATACACACGTGATCTTGGACGAG GTTCATGAACGTGACCAAGAGAATGACTTCTCACTGCTCGTCGTCAGGAAATTACTCAGGTCAAACTCACGACATGTCAAG ATTGTCTTGATGTCCGCTACGTTTGACTCTGATATGTTTGCGCAGTATTATTCCATCCCCATCCGTGGCAAACTGGAGTCAGCTCCCGTCATATCGGTGGAAGGAAGGGTCTTCGATGTAAAGGAATTCTACATTGAGGATTTGAAAGTTCTGGGTGAG CTTCCTGAGCTTGATGAGTTACAGCCAAGCTTATCAGGAGAAACCTTGGAGATAACTCGGAAACTCATCCTACAATTCGACAGGATGGAGTTACAGGAAGAGGG TCGGGGTGAAAGTGACAGTCTGCCAAAGAAAAGAGGAACTGTCTTGATTTTTCTGCCAG GTATGGCAGAAATAGATGCTGTGAGGGACACCCTGAAGGCTCTAGCTTCTCCAAAGCA GTTCGTTCTCCTGCCTCTTCATTCGACCTGTACCCTAGAGGAGCAGATCCGGGTTTTTGAACCCCCAGCCAAAGGATATAGAAAA attaTAATGTCCACGAACCTCGCCGAGAGTTCCATCACGGTGCCTGACATCAAATATGTGATAGATATGTGCCTTACCAAGAACCTGGTGTCGGACAATGATACCAACTATACTAGTCTCCAGTTGGAATGGGCCTCCAAGGCCAACTGTACACAAAGGAAAG GTCGAGCTGGACGTGTTTCCAATGGTCGGGTCTACCGTATGGTGACTCGTGAATTCTACCGTGACAGCATAATGGAGTACAGTATACCTGAGATGCAACGGTGCCCGATGGAACAAGTCGTTCTGCAGGCAAAACTGCTGAATATGGGCGAACCAAAGGCACTGCTAGCACTGGCGTTGTCTCCACCAAACCTGGACGATTTGGAAAGAGCCGTTCTGGTGCTAAAAGAG GTTGCCGCCCTAACCACTCTGAAGTCTGGTAAGATCAACCCACACGATGGAGACCTGACGTTCATCGGCCGCGTCCTCGCCTCATTACCCGTTGACATCCGAATTGGCAAGATGATCATTCTTGGCCATATCTTTGGTCTGTTGGAAGAATGTCTCATTATTG GTGCTGGTTTGTCTATCAAGTCCATCTTCAGAACGCCATACGGGGAGAAGTTCAAAGCGTACAA aaaaaagTTGACATGGTCCATGGGCTCGTTCAGTGATTGCATCGCCATGTTGAATGCATATAAG CTTTGGGACCAGGAGAAAAAATTTGGCCAGTTCAAGAGACCGGGAGCATCCGAGATACAGTGGTGCAAACAAAATCTGCTGGAGTTGAAACGATTGCGAGAG GTTACTGAGCTCGTGCGCGAGATCAGCCAGAGGTTGGCCAAATTCAACATCCAGAGACCAATGCAGAACAGACGTGACAGGAGACCAGAGATTGAGGTCGAGAACAGTCTCATTTTGAAG CTGCTGATGGCCGGTGCTTTCTACCCGAATTTCTTCCTGTGCAGCAAACCCGAGGAGGAGGATGCAGTAAAGGCCATGTCTGGATTTGACCCAAAGACGGTGGTCATG GTGAAAGGTCTTCCAGCCAAAGAAAGCGCCCTCTACAAGTCATCCCTGGAGATGATGTTTATTGGCCGAGATGCTTGCACCATCAAGCCAATACAAATCCACTTCGAAGGCTCGAGAGCTTTCATTGAGTTCCAACCTGATGAAGATGATATGACTAAGGTCACTAAAGCCGTCTACCTGGCACTTAAACTCAA GCAAACTAAGAGTCTCCACTTGGACCCGATCGACCCACAGATTGTGCAAAAACAAATGGAACAACTCGACATTGCCCGAGACAACCAGGCCAAGCAGTTGTCACGGTTACGATCAAACAG GATCAAGTTGCTTGGTGACCGAGAGCAAGCCCAGAGCCAGCAGGCTAAGCAGGTGGAGTTACCAGGACCACTCCAGTCCACAGTACCTGTTGTAATCTCCCAT ATAGAAGATGCAGGCCATTTCTGGGCATTCTACACGGACCATCACTCAGTGGTCAGTTCCCTTGACCTGACCATAGCAGAACACCTCCAGTCGTCTCCTGTGGACCCGATAAAAAACCCTGCAGTTGGTCAGCTTTGCCTGGCAGAGTTCCAGGGCACATTCTACCGTGCTAGGGTGGAGTCTGTAACAATGGATACTATAAAG GTGTTCTTTGTCGACTATGGGAACAAGGAGACGATCAACCGAGCTCAGCTTCATCAGAAGATCAGGCAGATACCGCCATCATTACTCAAGGAAGAATTCCAG GCCATGGAATGTTTCCTGTCCGGCGTGCGGCCGTCCAACACAAGAGGTATGGATGGCCAGTGGAGCCGGGAGGCAAAAGACTTGATTGAGCGACAAACAAAGAATCCATGCCTCATTAAG ATCTACTCCATAGTCAGTGGCAAGATCAGAGCAGAGTTGATTATCCAGTATCGTCGCAATGCCACTGTGAATCTCAATGACGAATTGTGCAGGAAGGGTCTAGCTGAACCAGTGGAGGAAGGTTATGCATCGAGG CAAAATCACCAGTCTCGAGACTATGACGTCAACCCTGGATTAGGCGGGTCCCAGCATACAGATGATAGTTGGTTGGAATTGGCAGTAGCAGACGCAGGCAAGGCCATGGGCTCCTCCAAGAGGGGACACAAG ATCACCGTACAAGGACCCAACTCGGCATATGAAGTTTCTTTCAATGGTATCACGAAGGTCTCTAGACTAAG GTCAGTGAAGATCGAGAGAGACAGCATCAACTGCATTACAATCGACGATGAACCCCAGGACTCTCATGACCGACTCATGGTGGCTGCTCATGTTGGGCTCAATCCATCTGGGAATTCAATCATCGCCAGGAATACTACTATCATGCCTCATATCCATGGACTTCCGGCAATCCTTGCTTTGCTGTTTGCTCCATGTGCGGAGATTAG GACCGATTCAGCAAGGACTAAATATATTGGTGTGCTGTGTGGCCTCGGGGTGGATCCTGACAGCGGCCATCCAGCCTTCCCGGATCATGAAATGGAAATCACATTTGATGTGACGATAGACAATGATGATCTCACAATG GTGAATGGTGTGCGAACTGCCATCAACATGGCCCTGGGCAGCACCGGCACAGTGTCACCTGTTGACTGGACTCCAGAACAGATCAAGAGGATACAGATAAACACCAGGGAAAAGCTTATAAC GCTGATAGAGAAGAGGCGTGAGTCCATCACACCACAGTATTTCCCAAGAATGTATCGTTGGAATCAG GTACCCCCAGATGAGATTAACTACCACCAGGTTGATGAAGACTTGGCCGACTTCGAGACACTGCTACAGCTACACAATGGAGTCTTGCTCAAAGCACCAGATGAGCAACGAGAATACGTCGACCCACGAaaagagaggatgagacttatCGATCATGTCAAGTGGTTAAGACAAAAAGTTGGAAG GTCTGTCATCCAGGAAGACCTCCGTTGCGAGCTGTGCCAGGTGCCGTGCAATAATCCAAGAGAGCTGATGATCCACGTCCACACCAACTTACATACAATGAACGAGAGTGCTCTATTAAAATAG